Sequence from the Nitrospirota bacterium genome:
CATTTGAGAAGGGCAATTATCTACGGGTCTGTCATGGCTTCCTTTAACGTCGAGGCTTTTAGTTTGGACAGAATTCGTCAGCTCACACAGGATGAAATTTTTGCCAGATCGCGGGCTTTTAAAGATTTAACACATTTTGATATTTCCTAAAGGACTGAGGGCGATGAAAAAATTAATGCTGTACGTCGGATTTTTTGGAATGTTGCTGGGAGGATGTGCCACATCCGGTCAGTCTGTGTCGCCGGAAAAAGAGGCGTCTGCCCATTTTAAGCTGGGGGAGTCTTACCTGAATGACGGCGCGCTCCAGGCGGCTTTTTTGGAATTCCAAAAAGCAATCGGGATTAACCCCAGGGACAAGCTATCCCATTATTACCTGGGGCATGTTTATTTCCGTCAAAAAAGAAACCAGGATGCGTTAAAAGAATTTGCGCAGGTCATTAAAATTGATCCGGACTATTCTGATGCCTATAATTATTCAGGTGTTATTTATGAATCCATGGGGAATCTGGATCTGGCCCTTAAAAATTTTCAAATGGCCCTTAAAAATAAGTTATACGAGAAACCCCATTTTATTCATTATAACATCGGTCAAATCTTCTCAACCCAGAACAAGCTGAAAGAGGCGGCGGCAGAATTTTCTGAAGCCACCCAAATTGATCCCGGGTATGCTGATGCCTATCGCGCGCTCGGAGAGGTCTTTTTAAAAATGGGTAGTAATGAGAAAGAAGCGCTTTCTTCTTTTGAGGAGGCCGTGCGGCTTGCGCCTGGAGATCCAGTGGGTCATTTTAGACTGGGTGAAATATACTGGAAACAGAAATCCTATCAAAAAGGGGAAGCGGAATTCAAAAAAGTGATTTCGTTATCCCCTGACAGTGATCTGGCAAAGGAGGCAAAAAAACAAATTGAAAGAAGAAAATAACGCCGAAGGCGTCGGGGCTTATTTAAGAAAAATCAGAGAACAACTTGGTTTCAGCCTTCAGGACGTTGCGTCAAAGACAAAAATCAGTCTTCCTTACCTTGAAAATTTGGAAAATGAAGATTTCTCCTCTCTTCCAAACGATGTCTTTGTAAAAGGTTTCCTCCGTTCGTATGCCAAGGTCCTGGGTTTAAAAGAACTGGATGTCCTGGAAAGGTTTCAAAATTGGAAAAATCTGCATGAAATCCCTTCTTCTCCGCAAAACGAAAAAGAAAGTGCGAAGACTGACCGGGATGTCTGGCCCCGGGTTCAAGTGGAAAGGATTAAATCCCTTTATGAGAACAAAAAGGGCCTCAGACGAAAAATCTTCGTTAACCTCTTTATGGGAATTGTGATCGTAACGGGGGGGCTCATTTTGTTTTATAAACAAAAATCATCCGAGGTGTCCTTAAGCGATTTTAATAACCCTGTCGCGGAGACTAGCCCCGTACTGGAACCGCTATCCATTGCGCCGGCGACCTCGGCGCCTTCAACCGCACCTTCAGGCGGTTTAACGGAGGGACCGGACAAGGTTTCTCCGAAAAATAAAAATCTTCATTTGCTAGTTCAGGCCATTGACCGCTCATGGGTAAGCATTGTCATTGATAATGGCGTTACAAAGGAGTTTTCTCTTCGCCCCGACGATAAAGTCTCTCTGGAGGCAGAGAAACTTTTCGTCTTAAATATCGGAAATGCCGGGGGAGTAAAAATCACCTTAAACGGAAAACCGGTTGGGCCTTTTGGCAAAAAGGGAGAAATTGCCAGAGGGATCAAACTGGAATCCAACTAAAAGGTTTTTCCTTCCGCAATTCTTTTTAAGTGACGGGAATTATTTTACTTTTGTCCCGGGTTCTACGTCGTTTAGAAATGAGGCAAGGGCCATAACGTCTTTTCCCCCCGCGGCTAGAATCATTCCGTTCGACTCGACCCCCATAAGTTTAGCAGGTTTTAGGTTGGCGACAATAATGACTTTTAATCCAATAAGCTCTTCCAGTTGGTACCGTTTCCCTATGCCAGCAACCACCTGACGAACTTCCTGACCCAAATCAACCTGGAGCTTAAGTAACTTATCCGATTTAGGAACTCTCTCAGCGGAAAGGATTTTACCAGCTTTCAGATCTATTTTTAAAAAATCCTCTATTGAAATGAAAGAGGGACCCTCCGGGGGCATTTGTGATGAAGAGGCGGGCGTTTCGATTCTTGGGAACAAAGCCTTTCCTTTCTGGATGGAAGTTCCTTCTATATGTTTGGTCCCCCAGACAACTTCGTCCTTCAAACGAAGAGAATTAAAATGGGGTGAGAGTCCCAGCTGGTGCAATATTTTTTCTGAGCTTTCCGGCATGAACGGATAAATAAAGTGTGCAATAATACGGAGACCTTCGGCCAGGTGGTAAAGAAAATTATTTAATGTTGCCGGGTCTTTTTCTTTCCAGGGAGACGCCCGTTCAATACACTCATTCATTTTGGCAATGGCTGACCAAACCTGTGAGAGCGCGTGGTCAAACTTGAGTTGGGACATAAAGGAATCAAAACCTGGATATAAAGTGTTACACCATCCACTGATTTTGCCCTCAATATTTTCTCGATTTTTACTCTCGATAGGGTTTGGAATTTTGCCTTCAGAGTATTTTTCTATCATCGTTAGGGTGCGGCTGACGAGGTTTCCCAGGTCATTGGCCAGGTCGCTATTAATCCTGTTAACAAAGGTTTGTTCCGAAAAATCGCCATCCTGCCCAAAAGGGACTTCCCGTAATAAAAAATATCTAAACGCATCGCTTCCATAACGATCGACCATTTGATAGGGGTCAACGACATTGCCCTTGCTTTTGGACATTTTCTCTCCGGAAATCGTCCACCAGCCATGTGAAAAAATGGTTTCAGGAAG
This genomic interval carries:
- the metG gene encoding methionine--tRNA ligase, producing MKSFYITTPIYYVNDVPHIGHAYTTVAADTMARYLSLCGKEVFFLTGTDEHGQKVEESAKKNEESPIELANRVVLRFQNLWKLLSISNSDFIRTTEERHVKAVQAFFSKLYKKGDIYKGEYEDWYCVPCETFWTELQLQNGNCPTCGRPVKKIKEESYFFRLSNYQVPLLDHIKKHPEFIQPESRKNEIVSFIQSGLKDLSISRTSFKWGIPVPNDPGHVIYVWLDALVNYLTAAGYPSPSYKDNWPPQLHLIGKDILRFHAVYWPAFLMSAEMDLPETIFSHGWWTISGEKMSKSKGNVVDPYQMVDRYGSDAFRYFLLREVPFGQDGDFSEQTFVNRINSDLANDLGNLVSRTLTMIEKYSEGKIPNPIESKNRENIEGKISGWCNTLYPGFDSFMSQLKFDHALSQVWSAIAKMNECIERASPWKEKDPATLNNFLYHLAEGLRIIAHFIYPFMPESSEKILHQLGLSPHFNSLRLKDEVVWGTKHIEGTSIQKGKALFPRIETPASSSQMPPEGPSFISIEDFLKIDLKAGKILSAERVPKSDKLLKLQVDLGQEVRQVVAGIGKRYQLEELIGLKVIIVANLKPAKLMGVESNGMILAAGGKDVMALASFLNDVEPGTKVK
- a CDS encoding helix-turn-helix domain-containing protein; the encoded protein is MKEENNAEGVGAYLRKIREQLGFSLQDVASKTKISLPYLENLENEDFSSLPNDVFVKGFLRSYAKVLGLKELDVLERFQNWKNLHEIPSSPQNEKESAKTDRDVWPRVQVERIKSLYENKKGLRRKIFVNLFMGIVIVTGGLILFYKQKSSEVSLSDFNNPVAETSPVLEPLSIAPATSAPSTAPSGGLTEGPDKVSPKNKNLHLLVQAIDRSWVSIVIDNGVTKEFSLRPDDKVSLEAEKLFVLNIGNAGGVKITLNGKPVGPFGKKGEIARGIKLESN
- a CDS encoding tetratricopeptide repeat protein encodes the protein MKKLMLYVGFFGMLLGGCATSGQSVSPEKEASAHFKLGESYLNDGALQAAFLEFQKAIGINPRDKLSHYYLGHVYFRQKRNQDALKEFAQVIKIDPDYSDAYNYSGVIYESMGNLDLALKNFQMALKNKLYEKPHFIHYNIGQIFSTQNKLKEAAAEFSEATQIDPGYADAYRALGEVFLKMGSNEKEALSSFEEAVRLAPGDPVGHFRLGEIYWKQKSYQKGEAEFKKVISLSPDSDLAKEAKKQIERRK